In the genome of Acidimicrobiia bacterium, one region contains:
- the hppD gene encoding 4-hydroxyphenylpyruvate dioxygenase — translation MDEALDAHRNDFPINGFHHIEFWVDNAYQAAHYYRSVHGYRIVGYRGPETGVRDTASHALQQNDVRIILTGALGPEHAVSQHVLLHGPGVHDVAIHVPDAEAAFELAMERGATAYDKPATVESERGKWKSASIVAYGDTVHSLVENPDLTWPPPDFRARSDSIGEPIGLERIDHVVANVELGAMDEWVEFYERVFGFVLLRHFDDAAISTEYSALMSKVVWDGSGVIRLPINEPATGKRKSQIEEYLDFYRGSGVQHIAIATSDLVSTVAEARRRGMGLMTVPESYYGDVPGRVPDLDADLATLQELNILVDQDEGGHLLQIFTRMMQDRPTFFFEFIERRGAIGFGEGNFKALFEAIERDQAERGNL, via the coding sequence GTGGATGAGGCACTCGACGCTCACAGGAACGACTTCCCGATCAACGGGTTCCACCACATCGAATTCTGGGTCGACAACGCTTACCAGGCGGCCCACTACTACCGGTCGGTCCACGGGTACCGGATCGTGGGCTATCGCGGACCGGAGACCGGCGTGCGCGACACCGCGTCGCACGCGCTCCAGCAGAACGACGTACGCATCATCCTGACCGGTGCCCTGGGTCCTGAGCACGCCGTATCTCAGCATGTGCTGCTCCACGGTCCGGGGGTGCACGACGTGGCGATCCACGTCCCGGACGCCGAGGCTGCATTCGAGCTGGCGATGGAGAGGGGGGCGACGGCTTACGACAAGCCGGCAACCGTCGAGAGCGAACGCGGCAAATGGAAGTCCGCTTCGATCGTGGCGTACGGCGACACGGTGCACAGCCTGGTCGAGAACCCGGATCTCACTTGGCCGCCGCCGGACTTCAGGGCACGCTCGGACTCGATCGGCGAACCCATCGGGCTCGAGCGCATCGACCACGTCGTCGCCAACGTCGAGTTGGGGGCGATGGACGAATGGGTCGAGTTCTACGAGCGGGTGTTCGGCTTCGTCCTCCTCCGGCACTTCGACGACGCGGCGATCTCGACCGAATACTCGGCCCTGATGTCGAAGGTGGTCTGGGACGGGTCCGGCGTGATCCGCCTCCCCATCAACGAGCCGGCGACCGGGAAGCGCAAGTCCCAGATCGAGGAGTACCTCGACTTCTACCGGGGCTCCGGGGTCCAGCACATCGCGATCGCGACGAGCGATCTCGTTTCGACCGTTGCCGAGGCGCGCAGGCGCGGGATGGGGCTGATGACGGTCCCCGAGTCGTACTACGGCGACGTGCCTGGGCGGGTGCCCGACCTGGACGCCGACCTGGCGACGTTGCAGGAGCTCAACATCCTCGTCGATCAGGACGAGGGAGGGCATCTGCTGCAGATCTTCACGAGGATGATGCAGGACAGGCCGACGTTCTTCTTCGAGTTCATCGAGCGACGCGGCGCCATCGGCTTCGGCGAGGGCAACTTCAAGGCGCTGTTCGAAGCGATCGAGCGCGACCAGGCGGAACGCGGCAACCTGTAG
- a CDS encoding LuxR C-terminal-related transcriptional regulator, producing MTARATTSQVVVPLQSLLATMSDGVLITDEHGFRTYANPALADLVGDDPCQPVGDRTSPQWIAPGHAPRFEEYIRLARNGSISQEIISLDWRVITANGRELPALVKVIPMQGLGRGPIPLMWLIVPDRAVTSDGHAPNHADLEESMRRIAAEVDRAGYGTTSASPGSGTPLPELKRLSPREREVLEHLLRGHRVSSIARELGVSEHTVRNHLKSMFRKLAVHSQADLVRLVRTGERDR from the coding sequence ATGACGGCGCGTGCGACGACCTCGCAGGTCGTCGTCCCCCTCCAGTCGCTGCTGGCCACGATGAGCGACGGGGTGCTCATCACGGACGAGCACGGCTTTCGAACGTACGCCAACCCGGCACTGGCGGACCTCGTCGGCGATGACCCGTGCCAGCCGGTCGGCGACCGCACCTCTCCGCAATGGATCGCCCCCGGACACGCTCCGAGATTCGAGGAGTACATCCGGCTCGCCCGCAACGGCAGCATCTCGCAGGAGATCATCTCCCTCGACTGGCGCGTCATCACGGCGAACGGCCGTGAGCTGCCCGCCCTCGTGAAGGTCATCCCGATGCAGGGGCTCGGCCGGGGTCCGATACCGCTCATGTGGCTGATCGTTCCCGACCGCGCCGTTACGAGTGACGGGCACGCTCCGAACCACGCCGACCTCGAGGAGAGCATGCGCCGGATCGCGGCAGAGGTCGACCGCGCCGGTTATGGGACGACCTCGGCATCCCCGGGCTCCGGCACACCGCTCCCCGAGTTGAAGCGGCTGTCGCCGCGGGAGCGTGAGGTGCTCGAGCACCTGCTCAGAGGGCACAGGGTCTCCTCGATCGCCAGGGAGCTGGGCGTCAGCGAGCACACCGTGCGCAACCACCTCAAGTCGATGTTCCGCAAGCTGGCGGTGCATTCGCAGGCGGATCTGGTCCGCCTCGTGCGCACCGGCGAGCGCGACCGCTGA
- the fahA gene encoding fumarylacetoacetase — MTNATTDPGLGTWVPVPEGSDFPIQNLPFGVFTTAGDPGPRVGVAIGEHVLDLAAVQDSGVMRLPVAEMTRGPLNSLLAMGLGPVRRRVSELLTAGNDELSLLEDRGLVAMDDVEMVMPVEVGDYVDFYSSEQHATNVGRMFRPDAEPLPPNWKHLPIGYHGRSATIVPSGMDIVRPHGQVQSGGSDPEFGPTRRLDFEVEVGFVTGQGSRAGSPIPIVAAERHIAGLLLVNDWSARDIQSWEYRPLGPFLGKSFATTISPWLVTLEALAPYRVTPPAQDPEPLQYLRDESALGVDIHLDVAINGTVVSRAEFRDMYWTMAQQLAHATSNGAVTRPGDLFASGTVSNDHPGSYGSMLELAWNGTRPIRLGGGEERSFLSDGDEVVIRGWCGGDAGPRIGFGECRGTIVARPPTEIAAGAL; from the coding sequence GTGACCAACGCCACCACCGATCCCGGCCTCGGCACGTGGGTGCCCGTGCCGGAAGGAAGCGACTTCCCAATCCAGAACCTCCCGTTCGGGGTGTTCACCACTGCGGGCGACCCGGGGCCACGAGTCGGAGTGGCGATCGGCGAGCACGTCTTGGATCTCGCCGCAGTCCAAGACTCGGGCGTCATGCGGCTGCCTGTGGCCGAGATGACCCGTGGCCCTCTCAACTCGCTGCTCGCCATGGGGCTCGGTCCCGTGCGCCGAAGAGTGTCCGAGCTGCTCACGGCGGGAAACGACGAGCTGTCGCTGCTCGAGGACCGAGGACTCGTCGCGATGGACGACGTCGAGATGGTCATGCCGGTCGAGGTGGGTGACTACGTCGACTTCTATTCGTCGGAGCAGCACGCAACGAACGTCGGAAGGATGTTTCGCCCCGATGCCGAGCCTCTCCCGCCGAACTGGAAGCACCTCCCGATCGGATACCACGGGAGGAGCGCCACGATCGTCCCCAGCGGCATGGACATCGTTCGGCCGCACGGCCAGGTGCAGTCCGGGGGATCCGATCCTGAGTTCGGGCCGACGCGCCGGCTCGACTTCGAGGTGGAGGTCGGGTTCGTGACCGGCCAGGGGTCTCGGGCGGGCTCACCAATCCCGATCGTGGCCGCCGAGCGGCACATCGCGGGCCTCCTGCTCGTCAACGACTGGTCGGCTCGTGACATCCAGAGCTGGGAGTACCGACCCCTCGGGCCTTTCCTCGGCAAGTCGTTCGCGACCACGATCTCCCCTTGGCTCGTCACGCTCGAGGCGCTCGCCCCGTACCGGGTCACGCCGCCCGCCCAGGATCCGGAGCCGCTGCAGTACCTGCGAGACGAGAGTGCCCTCGGCGTCGACATCCACCTCGACGTGGCGATCAATGGCACCGTCGTCTCCCGGGCCGAGTTCCGCGACATGTACTGGACGATGGCGCAGCAACTGGCTCACGCAACGAGCAACGGGGCGGTCACCCGACCGGGCGACCTCTTCGCCAGCGGGACCGTGTCGAACGACCATCCCGGCTCGTACGGGAGCATGCTCGAACTGGCCTGGAACGGCACGAGGCCGATCCGGCTCGGAGGCGGAGAGGAGCGCAGCTTCCTCAGCGACGGAGACGAGGTGGTCATCCGGGGTTGGTGCGGAGGTGACGCCGGCCCGCGGATCGGGTTCGGGGAGTGCCGCGGGACGATCGTCGCCCGGCCGCCGACAGAGATCGCCGCCGGTGCCTTGTGA
- a CDS encoding MoaD family protein, translating to MATLRLFANLRETAGASSVELDGTTVGEVLDTATARYGDSFAAGLETAQVWVNGNQADRSTGVDTGDEIAVIPPVSGGATATQTRPDVVGTLLAPALGATVAIANVLSLPWLAAAGVAVVMVWLWDLSEIAESRRRGFMVVPCVVAAALASNGAYRWGRPGLAGAIAAGVFVVLVWAVLDQRHRSVDGVATSLVVALVGALASGTLVLMRMESVVDVAILATGLAGAVALTFATQKLGSAGLDPNVATLVGAVTAAGVAGWLAQTVEVGDAVLAGALAGGGIIAGRALGSLIRAGEVVHTTRAPGVLTALDGASLGVAMFWVGTLIFG from the coding sequence GTGGCCACCCTCCGCCTCTTCGCCAATCTGCGAGAAACCGCAGGTGCATCGAGTGTCGAGCTCGACGGCACCACGGTGGGAGAGGTGCTCGACACGGCGACGGCGCGATACGGAGATTCGTTCGCAGCCGGCCTGGAGACTGCCCAGGTCTGGGTCAATGGCAACCAGGCAGACCGGTCTACAGGAGTGGACACCGGAGACGAGATCGCGGTGATCCCCCCGGTGTCGGGAGGCGCGACCGCGACACAGACCCGCCCGGACGTGGTCGGCACCTTGCTGGCACCGGCTCTCGGCGCCACGGTGGCGATCGCCAACGTCCTGAGCTTGCCGTGGCTGGCGGCTGCAGGAGTTGCCGTCGTGATGGTGTGGTTGTGGGATCTCTCCGAGATCGCAGAGTCACGCAGGCGGGGGTTCATGGTGGTGCCCTGCGTCGTAGCAGCGGCCCTCGCAAGCAACGGCGCCTACCGGTGGGGCCGGCCGGGGCTCGCCGGGGCGATCGCCGCGGGAGTCTTCGTCGTCCTCGTGTGGGCTGTGCTCGACCAGCGCCATCGCTCGGTTGACGGGGTGGCGACATCGCTCGTCGTGGCGCTCGTCGGAGCCCTCGCATCGGGCACCTTGGTACTGATGCGCATGGAGTCCGTCGTCGACGTCGCCATCCTCGCCACCGGGCTCGCCGGTGCCGTCGCCCTCACCTTCGCCACCCAGAAGCTCGGAAGCGCCGGCCTCGACCCGAACGTCGCCACACTCGTGGGAGCCGTCACGGCGGCAGGGGTCGCCGGCTGGCTGGCCCAAACCGTGGAGGTCGGTGACGCCGTGCTCGCCGGAGCGCTTGCCGGTGGAGGGATCATCGCAGGGCGCGCCCTGGGGTCGCTCATCAGGGCGGGAGAGGTCGTGCACACGACCCGGGCGCCCGGGGTGCTGACGGCCCTCGACGGCGCCTCGCTCGGTGTCGCCATGTTCTGGGTGGGAACGCTCATCTTCGGCTGA
- a CDS encoding asparaginase: MRGSSNDPLVVRTVRSGLTESLDDATAVVVDADGRVLASWGDPDTPLYYRSAIKPIQASVSQELGAALVPEHLAVACSSHSGHPVHLEIVRAMLRSGGLTEADLGTPPSWPLAEAAKALLLSTGHRAPLPVYHNCSGKHAGFLLACVAQGWPVDTYRSPDHPLQRRVLATVAEATGQPVEPVGIDGCGAPTLRGSCRGLATAFAAMTVDRRFAEVASATSRFPSLVAGNERPDGRLGAWWGGPLKAGAEGLIGAARHGVGIAAKSRSGSSSVAVMAMIEVMRSMGLLSGAAIEALQDLATPPVLGGGDPVGSRTVDGSA; this comes from the coding sequence ATGCGAGGGAGCTCCAACGACCCCCTCGTCGTTCGAACCGTCCGTTCCGGACTGACCGAGAGCCTGGACGACGCCACCGCAGTCGTCGTCGACGCAGACGGGCGGGTCTTGGCGTCCTGGGGAGACCCGGACACACCGCTGTACTACCGGTCGGCCATCAAGCCCATCCAGGCGAGCGTGAGCCAGGAGCTGGGAGCTGCCCTCGTACCCGAGCACCTCGCAGTCGCCTGCTCCAGTCACAGCGGCCACCCGGTGCACCTCGAGATCGTGCGAGCCATGCTGCGCTCCGGCGGGTTGACCGAAGCCGACCTGGGGACCCCGCCGAGCTGGCCGCTCGCCGAGGCTGCGAAGGCGCTGCTCCTCTCCACGGGACACAGGGCGCCGCTTCCCGTCTATCACAACTGCTCCGGGAAGCACGCCGGGTTCCTGCTGGCATGCGTCGCCCAGGGCTGGCCGGTGGATACGTATCGCAGCCCGGACCATCCACTGCAACGCCGGGTCCTGGCGACGGTCGCCGAGGCCACCGGGCAACCGGTCGAGCCCGTCGGCATCGACGGGTGCGGAGCGCCGACCCTGCGTGGCTCCTGCCGGGGACTGGCGACGGCCTTCGCGGCGATGACGGTCGACAGGCGCTTCGCCGAGGTTGCTTCAGCCACGAGTCGTTTCCCATCGCTCGTTGCCGGCAACGAGCGGCCTGACGGCCGCCTCGGCGCCTGGTGGGGTGGCCCGCTGAAGGCAGGAGCGGAGGGCCTGATCGGAGCGGCGAGACACGGGGTGGGGATCGCGGCGAAGAGCCGTTCCGGGTCTTCTAGCGTTGCCGTCATGGCGATGATCGAGGTCATGCGGTCGATGGGCCTCCTGTCCGGTGCGGCCATCGAGGCGCTCCAGGACCTCGCCACACCCCCGGTGCTCGGCGGAGGCGACCCGGTCGGATCCCGAACGGTCGATGGGTCGGCGTGA
- a CDS encoding ABC transporter ATP-binding protein, producing the protein MIEGKEITTSQALRRALKEAPALRRGLLGTVGFAVVGTAIQVVVPIVVQQIMDHEILDPAGVDVTGAVAKGAVALVAMVVAMFVRRIALIRLATAAASGLAELRVKTFSHIHTLSVLHVESERRGALVARVTSDVTTIQDFMNWGGVGLLIGAAQLLLAVVVMFFYGWTLALLVLGGVVTYAAMLVWFQRILQRAHDVVRRRVADSLAALSEAITGLPVIRAYGAENETVRKVEEVLDAQFRSEYRTGKLGAMLFSSAELFAGLITAAVIGVGVVTGAAGGVSAGTLLAFLFLVNLLVDPVQTLVETLDSAQSAAAGVRRILTVLDGDIDVADPGDEGLDLPPGPLGLALRGVRFRYPTGGDVLREIDVAIQSGRSVAVVGETGSGKSTFAKLVTRLLDPSDGVVEIGGIDVARVRFDSLRSRVAFVPQEGFLFDSTVAENVRYGDIDASDDEIRQAFRELELDDWIETLPAGIHTPVGERGGRLSAGERQLVALTRAWMVDPDLLVLDEATSAVDPALEVRLRRAMEHLTEGRTSITVAHRLSTAEASDEILVFDEGRLVERGTHVELLSLGGVYAALHTDWAAGVAG; encoded by the coding sequence GTGATCGAGGGCAAGGAGATCACCACGTCCCAGGCGCTGCGCCGGGCCCTGAAGGAAGCCCCGGCGCTGCGGCGCGGCCTGCTCGGGACCGTCGGGTTCGCGGTTGTCGGCACGGCCATCCAAGTGGTCGTCCCGATCGTCGTCCAGCAGATCATGGACCACGAGATCCTCGACCCGGCCGGGGTCGACGTAACCGGAGCCGTCGCCAAGGGCGCCGTCGCACTGGTTGCCATGGTGGTGGCGATGTTCGTACGGCGCATCGCGCTCATTCGGCTGGCGACTGCCGCCGCAAGCGGGCTCGCCGAGCTGCGGGTCAAGACGTTCTCCCACATTCACACGCTCTCGGTGCTCCACGTCGAATCGGAGCGGCGAGGAGCGCTCGTGGCCCGGGTCACGTCGGACGTCACCACGATCCAGGACTTCATGAACTGGGGTGGAGTCGGGCTCCTCATCGGTGCCGCCCAGCTTCTGCTGGCGGTCGTCGTGATGTTCTTCTACGGGTGGACGCTGGCGCTGCTGGTCCTCGGGGGCGTCGTCACCTACGCCGCCATGCTCGTCTGGTTCCAGCGCATCCTGCAGCGGGCCCACGACGTGGTGCGGCGCCGCGTCGCCGACAGCCTGGCGGCGCTGAGCGAGGCGATCACCGGTCTGCCGGTGATCCGCGCCTACGGGGCCGAAAACGAGACGGTCAGGAAGGTCGAAGAGGTGCTGGACGCCCAGTTCCGCTCCGAGTACCGCACCGGCAAGCTGGGGGCGATGCTCTTCTCGAGCGCCGAGCTGTTCGCCGGCCTCATCACCGCAGCCGTGATCGGCGTCGGCGTGGTCACCGGCGCCGCCGGCGGAGTCTCGGCCGGCACGCTCCTCGCCTTCCTGTTCCTCGTCAATCTGCTCGTCGACCCGGTCCAGACCCTCGTCGAGACGCTCGACTCGGCGCAGTCCGCCGCCGCCGGCGTGCGGAGGATCCTCACCGTGCTCGACGGGGACATCGACGTCGCCGACCCGGGTGACGAGGGGCTCGACCTTCCACCCGGGCCGCTCGGGCTGGCGCTTCGAGGGGTGCGTTTCCGCTACCCGACCGGGGGCGACGTCCTCCGAGAGATCGACGTGGCGATCCAGTCCGGGCGCTCGGTGGCGGTCGTCGGCGAAACGGGATCCGGCAAGTCGACGTTCGCCAAGCTCGTCACGAGGCTGCTCGACCCCTCCGACGGTGTCGTCGAGATCGGCGGGATCGACGTGGCCCGGGTTCGCTTCGACAGCTTGAGGAGCCGGGTGGCCTTCGTCCCCCAGGAGGGCTTCCTCTTCGACTCGACCGTGGCGGAGAACGTCAGGTATGGAGACATCGACGCCTCGGACGACGAGATCAGGCAGGCATTCCGTGAACTCGAGCTCGACGACTGGATCGAGACGCTCCCGGCAGGCATCCACACGCCGGTTGGCGAGCGGGGGGGCAGGCTCTCTGCCGGAGAGCGGCAGCTCGTCGCCCTCACCAGGGCCTGGATGGTCGACCCGGACCTGCTGGTACTCGACGAGGCGACGTCGGCCGTCGACCCCGCCCTCGAGGTGCGCCTCCGCAGGGCGATGGAGCACCTGACGGAGGGCCGGACGAGCATCACGGTGGCACACCGCCTCTCGACCGCAGAAGCGAGCGATGAGATCCTCGTGTTCGACGAGGGCCGCCTCGTCGAACGGGGCACCCACGTCGAGCTGCTCAGCCTCGGCGGCGTCTATGCCGCCCTCCACACCGACTGGGCGGCAGGCGTCGCCGGCTGA
- a CDS encoding peptidoglycan DD-metalloendopeptidase family protein, translating into MRRTRTSPWAFLLVVVALLALTPVAASAQSQDEVDRTEAAKQEAYEALKDVNTRLEAALTEYQTINSELEALTWKTTQLRKRVQSYEVDVKDLRDRARELIVEEYMSGGGDLIEVALESESIQEILTRKLLLDRAADQDFVSISRLDSVRREMDRLKAQLDVDLDRVAELRVAAEVAVQNLDAVQREAAAVFAKAKAEAADALKEFQEAERLRKLREEAEKNGGSDGIPDEVTPGFQCPVPGSHFINDWGFPRPGGRRHQGNDMFAPRGSKNVAVADGVVSLGTNTLGGITVWLRADHGVSYYYAHLEGYASGLRSGQRVEGGQTVGYVGNTGNAVGLATHTHFEIHPGGGRAVNPYFTLVKHC; encoded by the coding sequence ATGCGACGAACTCGCACCTCCCCCTGGGCCTTCCTTCTCGTCGTGGTCGCGCTTCTGGCGCTCACACCGGTAGCCGCGTCCGCACAATCGCAGGACGAGGTCGACCGCACCGAGGCGGCCAAGCAGGAGGCGTACGAAGCCCTCAAAGACGTGAACACCCGCCTCGAGGCGGCGCTCACCGAGTACCAGACGATCAACTCGGAGCTCGAGGCGTTGACGTGGAAGACGACCCAGCTGCGCAAGCGCGTGCAGAGCTACGAGGTCGACGTCAAGGATCTGCGCGATCGGGCCAGGGAGCTGATCGTGGAGGAGTACATGAGCGGCGGGGGCGACCTGATCGAGGTGGCGCTCGAGTCGGAGTCGATCCAGGAGATCCTCACCCGCAAGCTGCTGCTCGACCGGGCCGCCGACCAGGACTTCGTGTCGATCTCCCGCCTCGACAGTGTCCGTCGTGAGATGGATCGCCTCAAGGCACAGCTCGACGTCGACCTCGACCGGGTCGCCGAGTTGCGGGTGGCTGCCGAGGTGGCGGTGCAGAACCTCGACGCCGTCCAGCGCGAGGCGGCGGCCGTGTTCGCCAAGGCGAAAGCCGAGGCCGCAGACGCCCTCAAAGAGTTCCAAGAGGCCGAGCGGCTCCGCAAGCTGCGTGAGGAGGCCGAGAAGAACGGCGGTTCCGACGGCATCCCCGACGAGGTGACGCCCGGGTTCCAGTGCCCGGTGCCCGGGTCTCATTTCATCAACGACTGGGGCTTCCCGCGCCCCGGTGGTCGCCGGCACCAGGGTAACGACATGTTCGCTCCGCGCGGCTCGAAGAACGTCGCCGTGGCGGACGGCGTCGTGTCGCTCGGGACGAACACGCTCGGCGGGATCACGGTCTGGCTCCGTGCCGACCACGGCGTCAGCTACTACTACGCCCACCTCGAGGGCTACGCCAGCGGGCTCCGCTCCGGCCAGCGTGTCGAGGGCGGCCAGACGGTCGGGTACGTCGGCAACACGGGCAACGCAGTCGGACTGGCGACGCACACCCACTTCGAGATCCACCCGGGCGGCGGGCGGGCGGTGAACCCGTACTTCACGCTCGTGAAGCATTGTTAG
- the ftsH gene encoding ATP-dependent zinc metalloprotease FtsH: MTNRPIPPASKPPAGRDGEETEGSRPRLPKMPGGRWFWIVLLVSLVVNWVISNSLLAPEARIRIPYTTFLEQLDAANVETVVTTGDTIQGDFAEAVASPDDAEVTSTRFETERPSFAEDDLLRRLIDQEVTVNAEPPDQAAPVWQQLLFGFGPTLLIVWLLISVSRRATQGLGGLGGLGRSRAKLYEAGDGAKVDFSDVAGIDEAEEQLVEVVDFLRNPEKYTKLGAQIPRGVLLSGQPGTGKTLLARAVAGEANVPFYSMAASEFVEMVVGVGASRVRDLFEQAKKSAPAIVFIDEIDAIGRARGGAMSFGGHDEREQTLNQILTEMDGFSGSEGVIVVAATNRPDVLDPALLRPGRFDRHVSVSPPDQVGRKAILEVHSRHVPLGADVDLNSIASSTPGMVGADLRNLVNEAALLAARRGHPQVQMNDFTDALEKIVLGAERKIMMTHEDRRRTAYHESGHAILGMLLPGADPVRKVSIIPRGRALGVTFQSPDADRYAYSKPYLEGRIVGALGGRAAEDLVFGEITTGAENDLVVATRIARQMVGRWGMSSEIGPVAVIGEDDPGAFPFGRQDVSEHTQELVDTEIRRIMDACYETAMETLTKERWRLDALAEALLEKETLDEDDAYRIAGVDQERSKTPA; this comes from the coding sequence ATGACGAACCGACCGATACCGCCTGCCAGCAAGCCGCCTGCCGGCCGGGACGGCGAAGAGACCGAAGGCTCGCGCCCGCGACTCCCCAAGATGCCGGGAGGTCGCTGGTTCTGGATCGTGCTGCTGGTGTCGCTCGTGGTCAACTGGGTGATCTCGAACTCACTGCTGGCGCCCGAGGCGCGCATCAGGATCCCCTACACGACGTTCCTCGAGCAGCTCGACGCTGCCAACGTCGAGACGGTGGTCACCACCGGCGACACGATCCAGGGGGATTTCGCCGAAGCCGTGGCGTCGCCCGACGACGCCGAGGTCACGTCGACGCGCTTCGAGACGGAGCGGCCGTCGTTCGCGGAGGACGACCTGCTCCGCAGGCTGATCGACCAAGAGGTCACCGTCAACGCCGAGCCGCCGGACCAGGCAGCGCCCGTCTGGCAGCAGCTCCTGTTCGGCTTCGGCCCGACGCTCCTGATCGTGTGGCTCCTGATCAGCGTCTCGAGGAGGGCGACACAGGGCCTCGGCGGGCTCGGCGGGCTCGGCAGGTCGAGGGCGAAGCTCTATGAGGCGGGTGACGGTGCCAAGGTCGACTTCAGCGACGTGGCGGGGATCGACGAGGCTGAGGAACAACTCGTCGAGGTCGTCGACTTCCTGCGCAACCCCGAGAAGTACACGAAGCTCGGCGCACAGATCCCGCGGGGCGTGCTCCTGAGCGGCCAGCCCGGGACGGGAAAGACGCTGCTCGCCCGGGCAGTCGCCGGCGAGGCGAACGTGCCGTTCTACTCGATGGCCGCCTCCGAGTTCGTCGAGATGGTCGTCGGCGTCGGGGCGAGCAGGGTGCGGGACCTCTTCGAGCAGGCCAAGAAGAGCGCGCCCGCCATCGTGTTCATCGACGAGATCGACGCCATCGGTCGGGCCCGGGGCGGAGCGATGTCGTTCGGAGGACACGACGAGCGAGAGCAGACGCTCAACCAGATCCTCACCGAGATGGACGGGTTCTCGGGATCCGAAGGCGTGATCGTCGTGGCGGCGACGAACCGGCCTGACGTGCTCGATCCGGCGTTGTTGCGGCCCGGCCGGTTCGACAGGCACGTCTCCGTATCGCCCCCGGACCAGGTCGGCCGCAAGGCGATCCTGGAGGTCCACAGCCGCCACGTGCCGCTCGGCGCCGACGTCGACCTCAACTCGATCGCCTCGTCGACGCCCGGCATGGTCGGCGCCGATCTGCGCAACCTGGTGAACGAGGCCGCCCTGCTGGCGGCACGCCGTGGGCATCCGCAGGTGCAGATGAACGACTTCACCGACGCCCTCGAGAAGATCGTGCTCGGGGCGGAGCGCAAGATCATGATGACGCACGAGGACAGGCGCAGGACCGCCTACCACGAGTCCGGCCACGCCATCCTCGGGATGCTGCTGCCGGGAGCAGACCCGGTGCGCAAGGTGTCGATCATCCCCCGAGGCCGAGCGCTCGGGGTCACGTTCCAGAGCCCCGACGCCGACCGCTACGCATACAGCAAGCCGTACCTGGAGGGCCGTATCGTCGGGGCGCTCGGTGGCCGGGCAGCCGAGGATCTCGTGTTCGGCGAGATCACGACCGGCGCGGAAAACGACCTCGTGGTGGCGACTCGGATCGCCAGGCAGATGGTGGGGCGGTGGGGCATGTCGAGCGAGATCGGCCCGGTGGCGGTCATCGGCGAGGACGATCCAGGTGCGTTCCCGTTCGGCCGGCAAGACGTGTCCGAGCACACCCAAGAGCTCGTCGACACCGAGATCCGCCGCATCATGGACGCCTGCTACGAGACGGCCATGGAAACGCTCACGAAGGAGCGGTGGCGCCTCGATGCGCTCGCCGAAGCGCTCCTCGAGAAGGAGACCCTCGACGAGGACGACGCCTACCGCATCGCCGGCGTCGACCAGGAGCGCTCGAAGACGCCTGCCTGA
- a CDS encoding hydroxymethylglutaryl-CoA lyase — MAIAPATTVVLVPQLPHQVTIVEVGPRDGLQVADRVLTVDQRIELIMSLAAAGTKRLEAVSFVRADAVPQMAGAEEVIAGLPHDGGVSYIGLVLNERGLDRALATSVDEVNFVVAAADGYSIANSRMPSHEVMAQVERMAPVARQAGKRTSVTLSVAFGDPYDGEVAPERLVELADRSVQAGIDEVALADTIGAAVPKAVVSLIGQVRPVLGDAALRLHFHDTRRTAMANVWAALEIGVADFDASVGGLGGSPFAPGAGGNVATEDLLYLLERSGVDAAQDLDAVLAVARTLGTLLGQDLPGAVTKSGPFPPR; from the coding sequence GTGGCGATTGCCCCGGCAACTACCGTCGTGCTCGTGCCGCAACTCCCGCATCAGGTCACGATCGTCGAGGTCGGGCCGCGCGATGGCCTCCAGGTCGCCGATCGGGTCCTCACCGTCGACCAGCGCATCGAGCTGATCATGTCGCTCGCCGCCGCGGGTACGAAGCGCCTCGAGGCCGTCAGCTTCGTGCGAGCGGATGCGGTGCCGCAGATGGCCGGCGCCGAGGAGGTCATCGCCGGGCTGCCCCACGACGGGGGCGTCTCCTACATCGGGCTGGTCCTCAACGAGCGCGGTCTCGATCGCGCCCTGGCGACATCGGTGGATGAGGTCAACTTCGTGGTCGCCGCCGCCGACGGCTACAGCATCGCCAACAGCAGGATGCCCAGCCACGAGGTGATGGCTCAGGTCGAGCGGATGGCACCTGTCGCCCGGCAGGCGGGCAAGCGCACGAGCGTGACATTGAGCGTCGCTTTCGGAGACCCGTACGACGGCGAGGTCGCCCCGGAGCGCCTCGTCGAGCTGGCAGATCGCTCTGTCCAGGCAGGGATCGACGAAGTCGCCCTGGCGGACACCATCGGCGCAGCCGTCCCGAAGGCGGTCGTCTCGCTCATCGGCCAGGTTCGCCCCGTGCTGGGTGACGCCGCTCTCCGCCTTCACTTCCACGACACGCGCCGCACCGCCATGGCCAACGTGTGGGCGGCGTTGGAGATCGGGGTCGCCGATTTCGACGCCTCCGTTGGGGGACTCGGCGGGTCGCCGTTCGCGCCCGGCGCAGGCGGCAACGTCGCCACCGAGGACCTGCTGTACCTCCTGGAGCGTTCCGGCGTCGATGCGGCCCAGGACCTCGACGCCGTGCTCGCCGTCGCCAGGACACTCGGGACGCTCCTCGGCCAGGATCTGCCCGGGGCTGTCACGAAGTCGGGGCCCTTCCCGCCCAGGTGA